One genomic region from Saprospiraceae bacterium encodes:
- a CDS encoding pyridoxal-dependent decarboxylase, producing MTDPDDPIELFRKHGHLLIDFIANYLTDCSNEHIRVTQLIDPEDSYHTWLEELIHPTLSVSQLSSKIISDSIHLHHPGYVGHQVANSHPFALLSDLSAGLLNNGMAVYEMGQVSVAMERAVCEILTSLVSWPKTSTGFFTSGGTLANLTALLTAREIGSGGTYWNSGHRNSKYAIMVSKEAHYSVERAIKIMGLGQDAIISIPTNDDFQADVSVLEDLYLQAVDRGFKIFAIIANAGSTATGSYDDIEAFALFAKPKKIWLHVDGAHGGAVCFSDTYRHLIKGIEEADSMILDFHKLLQTPILSTALLYKSYQSSYQTFTQGAQYLYEQKDQEWYQLGKRTFECTKNMMVLKAYTLIHQLGIKRLGLDIDYRYDLAKQFADLIRMDSSFELATYPASNIVCFRYKPKEVDDEQCDELNRVIRKNILATGKFYLVQTVIDHKTYLRTSLMNPATTLDHLKKLLALIKSLDPLRL from the coding sequence TTGACTGATCCGGACGATCCTATTGAGCTATTCAGGAAGCATGGACACCTTCTTATAGATTTTATCGCTAACTATTTGACCGATTGCAGCAATGAGCATATACGGGTCACCCAATTGATCGACCCGGAAGATTCTTACCATACCTGGCTGGAGGAATTGATTCACCCTACTTTGTCTGTCTCCCAATTAAGTTCAAAAATCATTTCAGACTCTATACACCTGCACCACCCAGGCTATGTAGGGCATCAGGTGGCCAACAGTCATCCTTTTGCTTTGCTGTCAGATTTATCAGCGGGATTACTTAATAATGGCATGGCAGTCTATGAAATGGGGCAGGTCTCTGTGGCCATGGAACGTGCTGTTTGTGAAATCCTTACCTCCTTGGTATCCTGGCCAAAGACATCAACCGGATTTTTTACTTCAGGAGGCACCTTGGCCAATCTTACTGCATTGCTCACTGCCAGGGAAATAGGCTCTGGTGGAACCTATTGGAATAGTGGTCATCGGAATTCTAAATACGCCATCATGGTATCTAAAGAAGCCCATTATAGCGTCGAAAGAGCTATTAAAATTATGGGACTAGGCCAGGATGCGATCATATCCATTCCGACCAACGATGATTTTCAAGCTGATGTATCTGTACTGGAAGATTTATATCTGCAAGCCGTCGATCGGGGCTTCAAAATATTTGCTATCATAGCTAATGCAGGGAGCACGGCGACCGGATCCTACGATGATATTGAAGCTTTTGCCCTATTTGCTAAGCCAAAAAAGATTTGGTTGCATGTAGATGGTGCTCACGGTGGAGCAGTCTGTTTTAGTGATACTTATAGACACCTGATTAAAGGAATTGAAGAAGCGGATTCCATGATTTTGGACTTTCATAAATTACTACAGACTCCTATCTTAAGTACTGCATTATTGTATAAATCCTATCAGTCTTCCTACCAGACTTTCACACAGGGAGCACAATACCTTTACGAACAAAAAGACCAGGAATGGTATCAATTGGGCAAACGGACATTCGAATGTACCAAAAACATGATGGTGCTCAAAGCTTATACCTTGATACATCAGTTAGGCATAAAAAGACTGGGCCTGGATATCGATTATCGATATGATCTTGCAAAACAATTTGCAGACTTGATCAGAATGGACTCTTCATTTGAATTGGCGACCTATCCTGCTTCTAATATTGTCTGTTTTAGATATAAACCAAAGGAAGTCGATGATGAACAATGTGATGAATTAAATCGCGTGATTCGTAAAAATATACTGGCTACCGGCAAGTTTTATTTGGTTCAGACCGTGATAGATCATAAAACTTATCTCCGTACCAGCCTGATGAATCCTGCTACCACCCTTGATCACTTAAAGAAATTATTAGCCCTCATCAAAAGTCTGGATCCTCTAAGATTATGA
- a CDS encoding PhzF family phenazine biosynthesis protein produces the protein MTPISIYQVDAFTEALFSGNPAAICMMDFDLPDQVLQSIAAENNLAETAYVWQTREGFKIRWFTPTIEVDLCGHATLAAAYVIFSLHRAEGSMIKFDSRSGPLFVTQKADNTLELDFPADVFYPVTTPDLIEAALGCTIIESIKGKSDYLVRIINESTLVSMKPDFSLIKRLPTRGLIVTAPGDTIDFVSRCFFPQSGIDEDPVTGSAHTTLTPFWASKLGKTDFVARQVSSRGGDLYCVLKGDRVLIGGHAVLYLEGHIFVKPA, from the coding sequence ATGACCCCTATCTCTATCTACCAAGTGGATGCATTCACAGAAGCATTGTTCTCAGGTAATCCTGCTGCAATCTGCATGATGGATTTTGACTTACCTGATCAGGTCCTTCAATCTATTGCTGCAGAAAACAATCTTGCAGAGACTGCCTACGTATGGCAGACAAGGGAAGGTTTTAAAATAAGGTGGTTCACACCGACTATTGAGGTGGACCTTTGCGGACACGCCACCCTGGCCGCAGCATATGTCATATTCAGTCTACATCGAGCCGAGGGTTCAATGATCAAATTTGACTCGAGGAGTGGGCCTTTGTTTGTCACTCAGAAAGCTGACAACACCCTGGAGCTGGACTTTCCTGCTGATGTCTTCTACCCTGTCACAACTCCAGACCTTATCGAAGCCGCTTTGGGGTGTACAATAATAGAAAGTATTAAAGGCAAGAGCGATTATCTGGTCAGAATAATAAATGAAAGTACTTTGGTTTCTATGAAGCCGGATTTTAGCCTAATCAAAAGACTGCCTACCAGAGGGTTGATTGTCACCGCACCCGGAGACACAATAGATTTCGTGTCCAGATGCTTTTTTCCGCAGAGTGGGATAGATGAGGATCCTGTGACAGGCAGTGCTCATACTACGCTAACCCCTTTCTGGGCTTCAAAATTGGGCAAAACGGATTTTGTCGCCAGGCAGGTATCGTCACGTGGTGGTGACTTGTATTGCGTCCTCAAGGGGGATCGGGTACTGATCGGAGGTCATGCGGTACTATATTTGGAGGGCCACATCTTTGTCAAGCCTGCATAG
- a CDS encoding glycosyltransferase: MKSICIFVSNDLATDQRMIRISEWLVHHEWKVHLVGTLKPGSLAFSGNGYTIERLDIRPRNGIFFYLILNVIFFTKTIFSSYQAYLAVDLDTLPGIRLATWISRKKLIWDCHEIYPSIPELYSKPLIRGFWNRVERLFLPGLKQIIAVNIGVCDHLKKFGLSPQIVHNYPVMRQLIGTIRERFDSKIILFQGHLNEGRCLDTLILMVGNLPPAFTLCIAGDGHLKNQLMTLTDKAWLQDRVRFLGMLAPDDLFEVTSRAFLGISLLEGRHENSRISLANKNLDYIMAGLPSITMNFPEYRLINNRWEVSILLDDPVQSAYLESEIIKLSEDYDRYVKMHFACLQAREVLNWGHESDKLSVIFESMQA; this comes from the coding sequence GTGAAATCCATTTGCATTTTTGTATCTAATGATTTGGCCACCGATCAACGAATGATCCGAATATCTGAGTGGTTGGTACATCATGAATGGAAAGTTCATCTTGTCGGCACGCTTAAACCTGGTAGTTTAGCTTTTAGCGGAAATGGGTATACCATAGAGCGGTTGGATATACGGCCCCGGAATGGAATCTTTTTTTATTTAATCCTCAATGTTATATTTTTTACAAAGACGATCTTTTCGTCTTACCAGGCATATCTGGCTGTTGATCTTGATACGTTGCCAGGTATCAGATTAGCTACCTGGATTAGCAGGAAAAAATTAATTTGGGACTGTCATGAGATATATCCTTCGATTCCTGAACTATACAGCAAACCACTAATCAGGGGATTCTGGAATCGAGTAGAGCGACTTTTTTTACCGGGATTAAAACAAATCATTGCCGTAAACATTGGGGTCTGTGATCATCTTAAAAAATTTGGATTGAGCCCTCAGATCGTGCACAACTATCCTGTTATGAGACAATTGATCGGCACTATTCGGGAAAGGTTTGATAGCAAGATCATCCTTTTTCAAGGGCATCTTAACGAAGGCAGATGCCTGGATACCTTGATTTTAATGGTTGGAAATTTGCCCCCGGCTTTTACGCTCTGCATAGCAGGTGATGGACATTTGAAAAATCAACTGATGACTTTGACTGACAAAGCATGGCTCCAAGATCGGGTCCGCTTCCTCGGTATGTTGGCGCCTGATGATTTATTCGAGGTGACTTCCAGAGCATTTTTGGGTATAAGCTTACTCGAAGGAAGGCATGAAAACTCCAGAATATCGCTGGCTAACAAGAACCTGGACTATATCATGGCAGGATTGCCAAGCATAACAATGAATTTTCCTGAGTATCGCCTGATCAATAATCGATGGGAGGTATCCATTTTACTGGACGATCCTGTTCAATCTGCTTATTTGGAAAGTGAAATCATAAAATTATCAGAGGATTATGACCGCTATGTAAAAATGCATTTTGCCTGTCTGCAAGCAAGAGAGGTTTTAAATTGGGGTCATGAATCTGACAAGCTTTCGGTTATTTTTGAGTCTATGCAGGCTTGA
- a CDS encoding RecQ family ATP-dependent DNA helicase translates to MNYLSPYDVLREYWGFETFRVRQETIIRSVMEGVDTLALLPTGGGKSLCYQIPALCMPGICLVFSPLISLMNDQVMHLKKRNISAELLHSGLNNRDIDRILDNCTYGQVKLLYLSPERLSSEKAMSRLIRMNVNLLAVDEAHCISQWGYDFRPAYLEIARIREWMPKVPVLALTATATTEVTNDIQQKLLFAQNNVIKSSFARSNLSYIVLKEEDKLSKMGSILQKSAGSAIVYVRNRKSAKVSSDYLTQIGISATFYHAGLSQEQRIDRESKWKANQVRVICATNAFGMGIDKPDVRTVVHLDLPNSMEAYFQEAGRAGRDGAKAYAVVLIGPGDKQMMVSRFEANFPSLDYIRQLYKTLSVHYQIATGSMSSQAFNFDVVAFCEQYRLEILPTLEGLKVLEHGGFIVLNDSIYQPSELEVLADKETLYRYQVKHAEEDALIKLILRSYEGVFFNPVKISEYKLSRQLEISEDDVVYFLQSLHLSGIIRYQPRSDLPKIIFKGSRVRSDTLEIDQKWYDFRKQRALHQIQNVWKYVEADHCRSMAMQRYFGEHDADECGICDLCLKRKKSDPEIFIEYKKNILNAVKGQSPIKLKDLLNMFSAIQKDAVLVALKELEGELQLTIDHELIYAIPD, encoded by the coding sequence ATGAATTATCTATCTCCATATGATGTCTTGCGTGAATACTGGGGTTTTGAAACTTTCAGGGTACGCCAGGAGACGATCATCCGATCTGTGATGGAAGGTGTGGATACCCTGGCTTTATTGCCAACCGGAGGAGGCAAATCCTTATGTTATCAGATCCCAGCTCTATGCATGCCTGGAATTTGTTTGGTGTTTTCCCCTTTAATTTCTTTGATGAACGACCAGGTCATGCATCTTAAAAAAAGAAATATCTCTGCAGAACTACTTCATTCAGGCCTTAACAATAGGGATATAGACCGGATATTGGACAATTGTACCTACGGACAAGTAAAGCTGCTTTATTTATCACCAGAGAGGCTGTCCTCTGAGAAAGCTATGTCGAGATTGATCAGAATGAATGTCAATCTGCTAGCTGTAGACGAAGCCCATTGTATAAGTCAGTGGGGTTATGATTTCAGGCCTGCCTACCTTGAAATAGCCAGGATCAGGGAATGGATGCCCAAAGTGCCGGTTTTGGCGCTTACTGCCACAGCAACTACAGAAGTCACTAATGATATCCAGCAAAAACTGCTTTTCGCGCAAAACAATGTCATCAAATCAAGTTTTGCCCGAAGCAACCTTTCTTATATCGTGCTGAAGGAAGAAGACAAATTGAGTAAGATGGGCTCAATTCTACAAAAATCAGCAGGCAGTGCTATCGTATATGTCAGGAACAGAAAGTCTGCCAAAGTAAGCAGTGATTATTTGACACAAATTGGGATAAGTGCTACCTTTTATCATGCCGGATTAAGCCAGGAGCAGCGTATAGACAGGGAATCCAAGTGGAAAGCCAATCAGGTCAGAGTCATTTGTGCTACCAATGCTTTTGGTATGGGGATAGACAAACCTGATGTGCGAACAGTAGTCCATCTGGATCTACCTAACAGTATGGAAGCCTATTTCCAGGAAGCTGGCAGAGCTGGCAGAGATGGGGCCAAAGCCTATGCTGTCGTACTCATCGGCCCCGGTGACAAACAGATGATGGTCTCCCGGTTTGAAGCTAACTTTCCAAGTCTTGACTATATCAGGCAGCTATATAAAACCTTGAGTGTGCATTATCAAATCGCTACCGGCAGCATGAGCAGTCAAGCATTTAATTTTGATGTAGTAGCATTTTGTGAGCAATACAGACTTGAGATACTGCCCACCCTTGAAGGGCTTAAAGTGCTTGAGCATGGAGGTTTTATCGTCTTGAATGATTCAATTTATCAGCCATCAGAGCTGGAAGTATTAGCTGATAAAGAGACTTTGTATCGATATCAGGTCAAACATGCGGAAGAAGATGCCCTCATCAAATTGATCTTGAGATCTTATGAAGGGGTATTTTTTAATCCAGTCAAGATATCCGAATACAAGCTAAGTCGGCAACTAGAAATTAGTGAGGACGATGTGGTCTATTTTTTGCAAAGCCTGCACCTTTCCGGCATCATCCGTTATCAACCAAGAAGTGATCTTCCTAAAATTATATTTAAAGGTTCACGTGTCAGGAGTGACACTCTAGAAATCGATCAAAAATGGTATGACTTTCGAAAACAGCGTGCTCTACATCAAATTCAAAACGTATGGAAATATGTGGAAGCGGATCATTGCCGCAGTATGGCTATGCAGCGATATTTTGGTGAACATGATGCAGACGAATGTGGCATCTGCGACCTTTGTCTTAAAAGAAAAAAAAGTGATCCTGAGATATTTATTGAATACAAAAAAAATATTTTAAACGCCGTCAAAGGTCAATCGCCGATAAAACTGAAGGATCTGCTCAATATGTTTTCCGCTATACAAAAGGACGCTGTGCTGGTAGCTTTAAAAGAATTAGAAGGGGAATTGCAGCTGACCATAGATCATGAGCTTATTTATGCCATTCCTGATTGA
- a CDS encoding outer membrane beta-barrel protein: MKFSNYLVLFLILYSLDSKAQDVQVGLIGGMTIYQGDFPSYRLKDTLTILANPGFGIFLRKPIGEKLAVKGSIYFSQFEGDDSLDPSLLGFRNPSFFKYPMSEFTITADYRLFAINQYKRPIEFFVLGGFGFSKSTVSNQDIAADCPILNLILPLGAGIRTRINDNIYLSLHFEQVLTNSDCLDGFKGLNSAKDTYSSLKVGISYSFAPATGNSKNIGCPTF; encoded by the coding sequence ATGAAGTTTAGTAATTACCTGGTACTCTTTTTAATATTATATAGTCTGGATAGTAAGGCTCAGGATGTTCAAGTCGGCTTAATCGGTGGCATGACTATCTACCAGGGTGATTTTCCCTCCTATCGACTGAAGGATACTTTGACCATCCTTGCTAATCCAGGTTTTGGCATATTTCTACGTAAACCGATCGGGGAAAAACTGGCAGTCAAAGGGTCGATTTATTTTTCACAATTTGAAGGGGATGACAGCCTTGATCCTTCTTTGCTGGGCTTTCGAAACCCCTCTTTTTTTAAATATCCTATGTCTGAATTTACGATCACTGCCGATTACAGACTTTTTGCAATTAACCAATACAAGCGACCTATTGAGTTTTTTGTCCTTGGTGGCTTTGGTTTTTCAAAATCCACTGTTTCTAACCAGGATATAGCTGCTGATTGTCCGATCCTGAATCTTATTCTTCCACTAGGCGCAGGGATTCGAACCAGGATCAATGACAATATATATTTGTCTTTACATTTTGAGCAGGTACTGACCAATTCTGATTGTCTGGATGGTTTTAAAGGATTGAATTCAGCCAAAGACACATATTCTTCTCTAAAAGTGGGTATTTCTTACTCATTTGCCCCAGCTACAGGTAATAGCAAAAATATAGGTTGTCCAACGTTTTAA
- a CDS encoding S8 family serine peptidase yields the protein MKLKFVLVAILILAICSPNFAQLSENDLINWQLRNADGKIPGTGIEDVYKKLLKNKAGHEVIVAVLDGGVDINHEDLKQNIWVNPKEIPGNNKDDDGNGYVDDVYGWNFIGNASGANVQYDSYETTRTLATLRKKYKNTKPESVPKEQQVEFKRYQDLELDIEGKRKNAETQWEELKRNEGLLLQVIDAVAQEIGSQPLSLKTLEKVDTNKNVYINIGTKILTQILQEQSYINSFDQINQSIKTEYSAPRADLEAKFLYQYNADYDSRTIVGDHYDDPYEKYYGNNDVKGPDAFHGTHVSGIIAAVRNNGLGIDGIATNVKIMAVRVVPDGDERDKDIANGIRYAVDNGAKVINMSFGKGESPYKKAIDDAILYAAKHDVLLVHAAGNAGEDNDATLHFPVNKLDRKCLFCKKEIKGWLDIGASSFTKDEDLVASFSNYGKKSVDIFSPGVRIYSTTPENKYEFADGTSMASPVMAGVAAVIRSYYPKLSAKQVRKAIIKNGNAYNGKVIKPGTSDSVPLSELCISGSYVNAFKAIEAASKMKGNRPVTSSVVKPKA from the coding sequence ATGAAATTGAAATTTGTTTTAGTTGCGATCTTGATACTCGCTATTTGTTCTCCAAACTTCGCTCAACTGTCTGAAAATGATCTAATTAACTGGCAGCTGCGAAACGCTGATGGCAAGATACCCGGTACTGGAATAGAAGATGTCTATAAAAAACTGCTCAAAAATAAGGCTGGTCATGAGGTCATCGTTGCTGTTTTAGACGGTGGTGTCGACATCAATCATGAAGATCTCAAGCAAAACATCTGGGTCAATCCTAAAGAAATACCAGGCAATAATAAGGATGATGATGGCAATGGTTATGTAGATGATGTCTATGGTTGGAATTTTATTGGGAATGCCTCTGGAGCCAATGTACAATATGACTCCTATGAAACAACCAGGACCCTGGCCACCCTTAGAAAAAAGTACAAAAACACCAAACCTGAATCCGTGCCGAAAGAACAGCAGGTAGAATTTAAACGATATCAGGATCTGGAGCTTGATATAGAAGGGAAAAGAAAGAATGCTGAAACACAATGGGAGGAACTCAAAAGAAATGAAGGATTGCTATTACAAGTCATCGATGCTGTAGCCCAGGAAATTGGTTCCCAACCGCTCAGTCTGAAAACACTTGAGAAAGTCGACACCAATAAAAATGTATATATCAATATTGGCACCAAAATACTGACTCAGATACTTCAAGAACAATCTTATATTAATTCTTTTGACCAAATCAATCAATCTATTAAAACCGAATACAGTGCTCCCCGGGCCGATCTTGAAGCGAAGTTTTTATATCAATACAATGCTGACTACGACTCGCGTACGATTGTAGGCGACCATTATGATGACCCATATGAAAAGTATTATGGCAACAATGATGTCAAAGGTCCGGATGCATTTCACGGGACCCATGTGTCCGGGATTATTGCTGCAGTTCGAAACAATGGCTTGGGTATAGATGGCATCGCCACTAACGTAAAGATTATGGCTGTCAGAGTAGTACCCGATGGTGACGAACGAGACAAAGACATCGCCAATGGTATTCGATATGCTGTGGATAATGGTGCCAAAGTCATCAATATGAGTTTTGGTAAAGGCGAATCTCCATATAAAAAAGCGATTGATGATGCGATACTATATGCTGCCAAACACGATGTGCTCCTGGTGCATGCAGCAGGTAATGCCGGTGAGGACAATGATGCTACCCTCCACTTTCCAGTAAACAAACTGGATAGGAAATGCCTTTTTTGTAAAAAGGAGATTAAAGGTTGGTTAGATATAGGCGCATCTTCTTTTACCAAAGATGAAGATCTGGTAGCTTCATTTTCGAACTATGGCAAAAAATCAGTCGACATATTCTCCCCAGGTGTACGAATTTATAGTACCACTCCTGAAAATAAATATGAGTTTGCTGATGGTACCAGTATGGCATCCCCTGTGATGGCAGGTGTCGCTGCTGTGATCAGATCTTATTACCCTAAACTCAGTGCCAAGCAAGTACGTAAAGCTATTATTAAAAATGGCAATGCATATAACGGTAAAGTGATCAAGCCGGGTACCAGCGATTCAGTACCGTTGAGCGAATTATGTATTTCAGGATCTTATGTAAATGCATTTAAGGCCATTGAGGCAGCCTCTAAAATGAAAGGCAATCGACCTGTTACTTCCAGTGTAGTCAAACCTAAAGCCTAA